Proteins encoded by one window of Swingsia samuiensis:
- a CDS encoding c-type heme family protein, with protein sequence MTLRLKIYSALGAVSVGAYLVLLSSMSHSDHAASIASAKRVAELMVAQADVADQYTRQEITPLLDSAMQNRMVFIPQSAGFYAVETQGRQIGKALPGYGLRRVVLDATGPDDTPNPWERDMITRLRAPGGRQPFTEIRPGNVLAYVVPLKMTEGVCATCYSSREQAPEAIRDTFGGAQGFNRQNGEVVGATIASVPLTPVAVSGRILPAIILLICWAVACALIEFLLLRPLQRMTAIAERVSMGEKGVEEFKTQSKDEVGALAQSFNRLRRSMESAIELVKS encoded by the coding sequence ATGACGCTTCGTTTGAAGATATACTCGGCATTGGGTGCTGTGAGTGTAGGAGCTTATCTCGTGCTGCTAAGCAGTATGTCACATAGCGATCACGCTGCCAGTATCGCTTCAGCGAAGCGGGTGGCAGAGCTCATGGTTGCGCAGGCTGATGTCGCGGATCAGTATACGCGTCAAGAAATTACGCCGTTGCTTGATAGTGCTATGCAAAACCGAATGGTTTTTATTCCACAAAGTGCGGGTTTTTATGCGGTAGAAACGCAAGGCCGTCAGATTGGAAAAGCATTACCAGGCTATGGGCTGCGTCGTGTTGTTTTGGATGCGACAGGTCCAGACGATACGCCCAATCCTTGGGAGAGGGATATGATTACCCGTCTTCGTGCGCCGGGCGGTAGGCAGCCTTTTACCGAAATTCGTCCAGGGAATGTTCTTGCCTATGTCGTTCCGTTGAAAATGACGGAAGGGGTTTGTGCTACGTGTTATTCGTCACGAGAGCAGGCGCCTGAAGCCATTCGTGATACATTTGGTGGAGCGCAAGGGTTTAACCGGCAGAATGGAGAAGTGGTTGGAGCTACTATTGCTTCTGTGCCGTTAACACCCGTTGCCGTTTCGGGGCGGATATTACCGGCCATCATTTTGCTTATCTGTTGGGCTGTTGCCTGTGCATTGATTGAGTTTTTGCTGCTGCGTCCATTACAGCGGATGACGGCCATTGCTGAACGTGTTTCGATGGGTGAAAAAGGCGTTGAGGAATTCAAGACCCAATCGAAAGATGAGGTAGGTGCTTTAGCACAATCCTTCAATCGCTTGCGTCGAAGCATGGAAAGCGCCATTGAGTTGGTTAAATCATGA
- a CDS encoding peptidoglycan-binding domain-containing protein, which yields MSFTRQITALTQASRVICPKSALRRAMLSFLAGGAFLVTSQAMAKPSLVTLIDLYAGKSDQQTACSSSLVELRNALDSIGIPTSRPAVPTADALRMVLSQVANQGGTGPKMVVVCGEGMALDGQLFIAPADLSAATSDLSRKGVSADTFSRVAGPGSLTALDISALPGATISSEAGDQWTNAAPANTSRLLSVEHSTDTASLVHRLTAAAKGHGDVMFASFLGVPAGSAQPSAPVVEQHAPAVPPQPAKEVPAPQQPVEKPTPAPEKQADNHAATSASTQPQASNANVAHVAAPKPAPHPKAVRRLVKHYKPNPELHQAQLGLLANGYYHGQVSGFNNAATVRAIRDYQKKVGHPVTGKLTADEQTTLTGGK from the coding sequence GTGAGTTTTACGCGTCAGATTACGGCTTTAACACAAGCGTCTCGGGTTATATGTCCGAAAAGCGCTTTGCGTCGTGCGATGCTTTCCTTTTTGGCAGGTGGCGCGTTTTTAGTAACCAGTCAGGCAATGGCTAAGCCTTCGCTTGTTACGCTGATTGATCTTTACGCAGGAAAAAGCGATCAACAAACGGCATGCTCTTCATCTCTTGTTGAGTTGCGTAATGCTTTAGATAGCATTGGTATTCCAACCTCACGCCCGGCTGTTCCAACAGCAGATGCATTGCGGATGGTGCTTTCGCAAGTTGCCAACCAAGGTGGTACTGGTCCGAAAATGGTTGTCGTGTGTGGTGAAGGTATGGCTTTGGATGGTCAGCTTTTTATCGCTCCTGCTGATTTGTCTGCTGCAACATCTGATTTGAGCCGTAAAGGCGTAAGTGCAGATACATTTTCACGTGTCGCTGGCCCAGGAAGCTTGACGGCACTGGATATATCCGCACTCCCTGGCGCGACTATTTCTTCTGAAGCAGGCGATCAATGGACGAATGCTGCTCCAGCGAATACATCACGTTTGCTCTCGGTAGAACATTCAACAGACACAGCATCTTTAGTCCATCGTTTGACAGCTGCGGCAAAAGGCCATGGTGATGTTATGTTTGCATCATTTTTGGGTGTGCCAGCGGGAAGCGCTCAACCATCTGCTCCTGTAGTGGAACAACATGCTCCAGCTGTGCCGCCTCAGCCAGCAAAGGAAGTTCCGGCTCCTCAGCAACCTGTAGAAAAGCCTACACCGGCTCCTGAAAAACAGGCAGACAATCACGCAGCAACCTCTGCATCCACACAGCCACAAGCTTCTAATGCAAATGTAGCTCATGTAGCAGCTCCGAAACCAGCTCCTCATCCGAAGGCGGTTCGTCGGCTTGTAAAACATTATAAGCCTAATCCAGAGTTGCATCAGGCGCAGCTTGGTTTGTTGGCAAATGGCTATTATCACGGTCAGGTATCTGGGTTTAACAATGCTGCTACTGTGCGTGCTATTCGTGATTATCAGAAAAAGGTTGGTCACCCAGTAACGGGTAAACTAACAGCAGATGAACAAACCACGTTGACGGGTGGAAAATAA
- a CDS encoding ATP-binding protein — protein MQLPLGAEYISSKRNSTRNVSALNYDLDVVLDKIAGVFAASASSEIKAAVRQVLDELVAACNADGAVLLRKETDKGSEDFHAFVASQIGLPPETWIRRIYNADHNSGEEGCFELLDWRQKRGKVYAQFLDGGVLILRWNRYSITPWMQDIPTLMRRAGALMMMALKREDLAQERCHVLRQLSESQQLDVAGATAVAMAHNLNNVLAAMRGQTEIALEALRDKPSGYEAVMAIRNASERAAELIESILSFGQSDIPSSPMNIGRMVLDTINFIRPTVPRRIRVALDDQGGGAYVYGRAAELQQVVLNLLRNAVQAIAGDGDISIRLRQQKEAHPIDMQVGLLEDKPYLVMEVEDTGVGIDPSLYESIFRPFYTTRTAGSGLGLSTVAEIVVGHNGALRLAPAQQGKGTLFEVWLPICERNGARIPVGSGEGETVWVVAQNPVRERLEDVLAALGYEPCGYEGVNSALEVLAEDPLLASIVLVHVDHADLDCCFMVAERFRSVSQSVLLVILIPGRMAVTPLDQHSDQLTWLVGSDNNAAIAACMRLVANALANKKISQGAIK, from the coding sequence ATGCAATTACCTTTAGGGGCTGAATATATTTCGAGTAAGCGAAATAGTACTCGGAATGTTTCTGCTCTGAATTATGATCTTGATGTGGTTCTCGATAAGATTGCGGGTGTTTTTGCAGCATCTGCCTCTTCGGAAATCAAAGCGGCTGTAAGGCAAGTTCTGGACGAACTCGTTGCTGCCTGCAATGCAGATGGCGCAGTCCTGCTTAGGAAGGAAACAGACAAAGGGTCTGAGGACTTCCACGCTTTTGTTGCTTCTCAGATTGGTTTGCCTCCTGAAACATGGATCCGTCGTATTTATAACGCGGATCACAACAGTGGGGAGGAAGGCTGTTTTGAGCTTTTGGATTGGCGCCAAAAAAGAGGGAAGGTTTACGCCCAATTTTTGGACGGTGGTGTTCTTATCCTAAGGTGGAATAGATATTCTATAACCCCATGGATGCAGGATATCCCGACCTTAATGCGTCGGGCTGGCGCATTAATGATGATGGCTCTGAAGCGTGAGGACCTTGCGCAGGAGCGGTGTCATGTGTTGCGGCAACTAAGCGAGAGTCAGCAACTTGATGTGGCGGGCGCGACGGCTGTAGCTATGGCGCATAACCTGAACAACGTTTTAGCGGCGATGCGAGGGCAGACAGAAATTGCTCTGGAAGCATTGCGTGATAAGCCAAGTGGTTATGAAGCGGTTATGGCTATTCGGAATGCCAGTGAACGAGCGGCAGAGCTTATTGAAAGCATTTTAAGCTTTGGGCAAAGTGATATACCGTCTTCTCCGATGAATATTGGTCGTATGGTTCTGGATACGATTAACTTTATCCGTCCGACGGTGCCTCGTCGTATTCGGGTTGCCTTAGATGATCAAGGGGGTGGCGCTTATGTTTATGGTCGTGCAGCGGAGCTTCAACAGGTAGTTCTTAATCTTTTGCGTAATGCTGTGCAGGCTATTGCAGGCGATGGGGATATTTCTATTCGTTTGCGTCAACAGAAAGAAGCTCATCCCATAGACATGCAAGTTGGTCTTCTGGAAGATAAGCCTTATTTGGTTATGGAGGTGGAAGACACGGGCGTTGGAATTGATCCTTCTTTATATGAGTCAATTTTTCGTCCTTTTTATACAACTCGGACGGCAGGAAGTGGCTTGGGTCTTTCTACAGTCGCGGAGATCGTTGTTGGGCATAATGGCGCTTTGCGTCTTGCGCCTGCTCAGCAAGGGAAAGGCACGCTTTTTGAAGTCTGGCTGCCGATATGTGAGCGGAATGGTGCGCGTATTCCAGTTGGCAGTGGAGAAGGTGAGACTGTTTGGGTTGTCGCACAGAACCCTGTGCGTGAGCGTTTGGAAGATGTGCTTGCAGCCTTAGGGTATGAGCCTTGCGGGTATGAAGGGGTCAATTCTGCGTTAGAAGTCCTCGCAGAAGATCCTCTTCTTGCGTCGATTGTGTTAGTACATGTCGATCATGCTGATCTTGACTGTTGTTTTATGGTGGCGGAGCGTTTTCGATCTGTATCGCAATCGGTGTTATTAGTTATTCTTATTCCTGGTCGAATGGCCGTTACGCCTCTCGATCAACATTCTGACCAGCTAACATGGCTAGTTGGGTCAGATAATAATGCTGCAATTGCAGCGTGTATGCGGCTAGTGGCGAATGCCTTGGCAAATAAAAAAATCTCTCAAGGAGCAATCAAGTGA
- the tagF gene encoding type VI secretion system-associated protein TagF — protein MMLEPFSGYWGKLPAHGDFLRAGFPENVLMQFDRWVSNQLREAKERHGERFEEIWHGAPSWNFIIRAGMLDPKYAITGIWMPSIDAVGRCFPFVFAIMHDPEEVMFRMLPPYESVLRQAIEHTQTIDTLEDHLSAVESHPPSFTPKIFDTWWQSGRDGATLNGALPSGTAFDWLLEAIPLESQNMSEVEGK, from the coding sequence ATGATGTTGGAGCCTTTTTCAGGGTATTGGGGAAAACTCCCAGCTCATGGCGATTTTTTGCGTGCAGGTTTTCCCGAGAATGTGTTGATGCAGTTTGACCGTTGGGTGAGTAACCAATTACGGGAAGCAAAAGAGCGGCACGGTGAAAGGTTTGAGGAAATTTGGCACGGTGCGCCAAGTTGGAATTTTATTATCCGTGCAGGAATGCTTGATCCAAAATATGCAATAACAGGAATATGGATGCCGAGCATTGATGCTGTTGGGCGTTGTTTCCCTTTTGTGTTTGCAATTATGCATGACCCAGAAGAAGTAATGTTTCGGATGTTGCCGCCTTATGAATCTGTTCTGAGACAGGCAATTGAACATACGCAGACTATTGATACGTTAGAGGATCATTTATCTGCTGTGGAGAGCCATCCTCCTTCTTTCACACCCAAAATTTTTGATACCTGGTGGCAATCAGGACGTGATGGGGCAACTTTAAATGGAGCTTTGCCTTCAGGAACGGCTTTTGATTGGCTGTTGGAAGCAATTCCTTTAGAATCGCAGAATATGTCTGAAGTAGAAGGTAAATAA
- the tssM gene encoding type VI secretion system membrane subunit TssM, whose amino-acid sequence MNVFYSLLTLLQRFVSNRWSQALGVASLLTGMLWFYLPLMTFFMPVIRRLIVIGVVWVVVFAIAWFVQRRSDKQERALDAAVTDGGANNTKNDEKLEQVANEEVKELRQRLQTAIATLRKRGVRRLYDLPWYVLIGPPGAGKTTALRKSGLHFPLEESGETALQGVGGTRLCDWWFADEAVLIDTAGRYTTQDSARAVDRAGWLGFLDSLRKVRSRQPINGVIVMISVLDMVSGSPETREMHAQQVRMRINEVTEKLGVRIPVYLIFNKIDRLAGFEAFFEDLDVAGRQQVWGMTFPVGEGIEHFNREFDELIAHLDRRLIDRLQAERAPDRRAIMSGFPLQVASLSEPIQAFLEVAFRGSRIDKPPFLRGVYLTSATQVGAPLDRLSGALARSFGIDQHRSERQNHDSARGYFLTRLMRDVILGESLLGVYAPERYRKRRRLRIAAFGVIGVVSVLAILLIWQGHRQARQMEQQELQRFAAYHDAVAPVIVKKIDHDSDLPAVSDALDQAEALKKKPQERLAGLLRIGSTAAAYQAGEGTYESALTRLLYPRLLWRIEQDMREHFQDPAYLYDATRVYLLLGGLGSHDRGLVTNWFVEEWARRYPGALNNALRARLKHHLEALLALPAPMDATLDGDLVRRARIAFGHVTPAQRIYSRLRDLPIPADMHDWSPQEALGSMANPPFIRRSNAPLSDGVPAFYTGAGYAQIVRQQLPAAARDVANESWVVGHDTAMDVRGSDAAALEADVARLWTEDARQHWSSTLNDLAIALGNDPRQISGSLYLLSSPQSPLRDMVRSIVVAQTIPMPGDDKKESKNATVASHTEVDPNTYGPIDRAALEWNASLKSLADMLTPSGGGTPPMDTVTGLIGQLDEAMEGTGSVRGAPAGVGMPDPTERLRAEASRRPEPISSWLREIADMGQASRAQEAKASASGAFNGEDGPSAACHALVKKHFPFDPRATEDAPLDQFVRVFAPGGLFDRYIEQSVAPYTDQTGRVWRLHDAGGVHAPFTPAQLAAFQKVSAIRDTFFPAAGAPFLSLTITFHSDSDMVLKLGNMTIHSDQPAMLSWPGSDGLAPAVITRTLKGQEQVLERGDGLWGVVHLLQKGYAQGNSILYPDGETISVRGSKNNSPFNILFGFTCPEIR is encoded by the coding sequence GTGAATGTGTTTTATAGTTTACTTACATTATTGCAGAGATTTGTAAGCAATCGTTGGTCGCAAGCATTAGGTGTTGCTTCATTGCTGACGGGGATGTTGTGGTTTTATCTCCCCCTCATGACCTTTTTCATGCCGGTTATCCGTCGGTTAATTGTAATTGGTGTTGTTTGGGTTGTCGTTTTTGCGATTGCTTGGTTTGTTCAGCGCCGCAGTGATAAACAAGAACGAGCTTTAGATGCTGCCGTTACTGACGGGGGAGCGAATAATACCAAGAATGATGAAAAGCTTGAGCAGGTTGCAAATGAGGAAGTAAAGGAACTTCGTCAACGTTTGCAGACTGCTATTGCGACACTACGTAAGCGCGGTGTTCGGCGGCTTTATGATTTGCCGTGGTATGTTTTAATTGGGCCTCCAGGGGCGGGTAAAACTACGGCGCTGCGAAAATCAGGACTGCATTTTCCTCTTGAAGAAAGTGGAGAAACGGCACTTCAGGGCGTCGGTGGCACACGTCTATGTGACTGGTGGTTTGCGGATGAGGCTGTTCTGATTGATACGGCAGGTCGTTACACAACGCAGGATAGTGCGCGCGCTGTAGACCGAGCTGGATGGCTGGGCTTTTTAGATAGTTTGCGCAAGGTAAGATCACGCCAACCAATTAATGGTGTGATTGTGATGATCTCTGTTTTGGATATGGTCTCCGGCTCACCAGAAACAAGAGAGATGCATGCGCAACAGGTGCGTATGCGGATTAATGAGGTTACGGAAAAGCTTGGTGTCCGTATCCCAGTTTATCTCATTTTCAATAAAATTGATCGTCTTGCAGGTTTTGAAGCTTTCTTCGAAGATTTGGATGTTGCGGGGCGCCAACAAGTTTGGGGCATGACATTCCCGGTTGGTGAAGGGATTGAACACTTCAACCGTGAATTTGATGAGTTGATAGCACATCTTGATCGTCGGTTGATTGATCGTTTGCAGGCAGAGCGTGCGCCAGATCGTCGGGCGATTATGAGTGGTTTCCCTCTTCAGGTTGCAAGTTTGTCTGAACCAATTCAAGCTTTTCTTGAAGTGGCATTTCGCGGGAGTCGGATTGATAAGCCGCCTTTCTTGCGCGGTGTGTATCTGACCTCTGCAACGCAGGTGGGTGCTCCGTTGGATCGGTTGTCTGGAGCCTTGGCGCGTTCATTCGGTATCGATCAACATCGCTCTGAACGTCAAAATCATGATAGCGCTCGTGGATACTTCCTGACACGTTTGATGCGGGATGTTATTTTAGGTGAGTCACTCCTTGGAGTGTATGCCCCAGAGCGGTATCGTAAGAGACGCCGGTTACGTATTGCTGCATTTGGTGTGATTGGCGTGGTAAGCGTATTAGCGATTTTGCTGATCTGGCAAGGGCATCGACAGGCGCGCCAAATGGAACAGCAGGAGTTGCAGCGTTTTGCAGCATATCATGATGCTGTTGCGCCTGTAATTGTTAAAAAAATTGATCATGATTCAGATTTGCCAGCTGTTTCGGATGCGTTGGATCAGGCTGAAGCGTTAAAAAAGAAGCCACAAGAACGTTTAGCTGGTTTGTTGCGTATTGGCTCCACTGCGGCTGCATATCAGGCTGGAGAGGGGACGTATGAAAGTGCTCTGACACGGCTGCTTTATCCGCGTTTATTATGGCGTATTGAGCAGGATATGCGGGAGCATTTTCAGGATCCGGCTTACCTGTATGATGCAACGCGTGTTTATTTGCTCTTGGGTGGTTTAGGGTCTCATGACCGTGGGTTAGTAACAAACTGGTTTGTTGAGGAGTGGGCGCGGCGTTATCCTGGAGCACTCAATAATGCGTTGAGAGCACGTTTGAAGCACCATTTGGAAGCGCTTCTTGCATTGCCTGCTCCGATGGATGCAACGTTGGATGGTGACCTTGTTCGGCGTGCACGAATTGCATTTGGGCATGTAACACCAGCCCAGCGGATTTATAGTCGCTTGCGGGATTTACCTATCCCGGCCGATATGCATGATTGGAGCCCACAAGAAGCATTGGGGAGTATGGCAAACCCTCCCTTTATCCGTCGGAGCAATGCTCCGCTGAGTGATGGGGTGCCGGCGTTCTATACCGGAGCAGGCTATGCCCAGATTGTTCGTCAGCAACTACCTGCTGCTGCACGGGATGTGGCCAATGAATCTTGGGTTGTAGGGCATGATACAGCGATGGATGTTCGTGGTAGTGATGCAGCCGCTTTAGAGGCCGATGTTGCGCGCCTATGGACAGAAGATGCGCGTCAGCATTGGTCCTCAACATTGAATGACTTAGCCATTGCTCTGGGGAATGATCCACGTCAGATTTCAGGTTCTCTTTATTTGCTGTCTTCTCCTCAATCTCCTTTGCGGGATATGGTGCGTTCGATTGTCGTTGCGCAGACTATTCCAATGCCGGGAGATGATAAGAAAGAGAGTAAAAATGCGACGGTCGCATCCCATACAGAGGTAGATCCTAATACATACGGTCCGATTGATCGTGCAGCATTGGAATGGAATGCTTCTTTAAAATCGTTAGCGGATATGTTGACGCCTTCTGGTGGTGGAACCCCGCCAATGGATACCGTGACAGGGTTGATTGGTCAGTTAGATGAAGCGATGGAAGGAACAGGTTCTGTACGCGGTGCACCTGCTGGGGTCGGTATGCCTGATCCAACCGAACGGTTAAGAGCGGAGGCTTCCCGTCGCCCAGAACCTATTTCATCTTGGTTGCGTGAAATTGCCGATATGGGACAGGCCTCGCGTGCGCAGGAGGCTAAGGCTTCGGCATCTGGTGCTTTCAATGGTGAAGATGGGCCCAGTGCAGCGTGTCACGCTCTTGTTAAAAAACACTTTCCTTTTGATCCAAGAGCGACAGAAGATGCACCACTAGATCAGTTTGTTCGTGTGTTTGCGCCGGGCGGGTTGTTTGATCGGTACATTGAGCAATCTGTTGCGCCTTATACAGATCAAACAGGACGTGTGTGGCGTTTGCATGATGCAGGTGGTGTTCATGCGCCCTTTACACCGGCGCAATTGGCTGCCTTTCAAAAGGTTTCCGCTATTCGGGATACGTTCTTCCCGGCTGCTGGTGCACCGTTCTTGAGCTTAACGATTACATTCCATTCAGATAGCGATATGGTTTTGAAGCTTGGAAATATGACCATTCATTCAGACCAGCCTGCGATGCTTTCATGGCCCGGCTCTGACGGATTGGCCCCTGCGGTAATTACCCGCACCCTTAAAGGGCAGGAGCAGGTTTTGGAACGAGGAGATGGGTTATGGGGCGTTGTTCATTTGCTTCAGAAGGGATACGCTCAAGGTAATTCGATCCTTTATCCAGATGGTGAAACGATATCTGTGCGTGGTTCAAAAAATAATTCTCCGTTCAATATTCTCTTTGGCTTTACATGTCCGGAAATACGATGA
- the icmH gene encoding type IVB secretion system protein IcmH/DotU: MMGTNNPFVEEDDDRTVIMSRDKISALSARQNVVNAEKSEAQDIEFSSLLRGDEAPVVACAGSLLTLMARLRNTISVPNAGVLRERAVREVERYGSALRDAHIQTDKIRLAHYIVCASLDDVVQCTPWGSHGPWADLSLTSAYHRDVRGGERFFGILKKLLESPNAYIDVIELMYLCMSLGMQGQYRLMPRGPAEFERIREETYATIVRVRGTAGADLSRHWVGVAEPYRPLRFEMPVWLALILGVGLVGMAYALALLAAGGASDSLMASASALPPHSMPAISRTNMVPPAPVIPDSDRLRQRILASLQGDIHDGTLSILGNQRILVIRIQSQGMFETGGTNITPQYAAVLRRVGDAIGQSKAHINVVGYTDSQPIRTVSYPSNYELSLARAQAAADIMVPYVGKANVHASGQGALSPVGDNATPEGRRANRRVEIFVEEDRP; the protein is encoded by the coding sequence ATGATGGGCACAAATAATCCGTTCGTAGAGGAAGATGACGATCGTACCGTCATCATGTCACGTGATAAGATATCGGCCTTATCTGCGCGACAAAATGTTGTAAATGCAGAAAAGTCTGAAGCGCAGGATATTGAGTTTTCGTCTTTGTTACGTGGAGATGAGGCGCCTGTTGTAGCTTGTGCAGGCTCGTTGTTGACATTAATGGCACGTTTACGAAACACCATTAGTGTTCCGAATGCGGGTGTCTTGCGTGAGCGTGCCGTCCGTGAGGTTGAGCGTTATGGCTCTGCTTTACGGGATGCTCATATTCAAACAGATAAAATTCGCCTAGCGCATTATATTGTTTGTGCGAGCTTGGATGATGTCGTGCAATGTACGCCATGGGGGTCTCATGGGCCATGGGCTGATCTGTCTTTAACATCTGCGTATCACCGTGATGTAAGGGGTGGAGAGCGCTTTTTTGGTATTTTGAAAAAGCTTTTAGAAAGCCCCAATGCGTATATTGATGTAATTGAATTAATGTATTTGTGCATGTCGTTAGGGATGCAGGGGCAATATCGTTTAATGCCACGGGGCCCGGCAGAGTTTGAGCGTATCCGTGAAGAAACATATGCGACGATCGTCCGTGTTCGCGGAACGGCGGGTGCTGATTTGTCGCGACACTGGGTTGGTGTGGCGGAGCCATATCGTCCATTGCGTTTTGAAATGCCGGTTTGGCTCGCTTTGATTTTGGGCGTTGGGTTGGTTGGGATGGCCTATGCCTTAGCGCTTTTAGCTGCCGGTGGAGCGTCTGATTCTTTAATGGCGAGTGCATCGGCTCTACCACCACATTCCATGCCTGCTATTTCACGGACAAACATGGTTCCACCTGCTCCTGTTATTCCTGATTCTGACCGTTTGCGGCAGCGTATTTTGGCTTCTTTGCAAGGGGATATTCATGACGGAACATTGAGCATCCTTGGGAACCAGCGCATACTTGTTATTCGTATTCAGAGCCAAGGAATGTTCGAAACGGGTGGTACGAACATTACACCACAATATGCCGCGGTATTGCGTCGTGTAGGAGACGCGATAGGTCAAAGCAAAGCGCATATTAACGTTGTCGGATATACGGATTCACAACCGATCCGTACTGTTTCGTACCCATCAAATTATGAGCTGTCGTTGGCGCGTGCACAAGCTGCCGCAGATATTATGGTGCCTTATGTTGGTAAGGCTAATGTGCATGCATCAGGACAAGGTGCATTATCCCCAGTTGGAGATAATGCCACACCAGAAGGACGTCGCGCTAATCGACGGGTAGAGATTTTCGTTGAAGAGGATCGCCCATAG
- the tssK gene encoding type VI secretion system baseplate subunit TssK — MSWASRVIWQEGLFLRAQHFQQQDRWGAHDLAQSLSLVRSYGWGFSVLELSRDLLASGRLGLSAAIGIFEDGTRFSAPDESLLPPPLLVPENARDVLVYLALPMAGPGRDEFGSEGNTARYSGVSQEVFDTHSDSPDPATIMVGQLAPRLMLGTDDLSGYHCLSVARIVEVTTDRRVMLDDTWIPPVIISSGATVLTNLLVELAGILHQRGEAIAGRLSAIGARSNTEIADFMLLQSLNGWQPLIAHLADGARVHPEELFRTLLVMAGELATFTESSRRPEHFEPYRHDDLRRSFTPVMAAIRRALSSVLEQTAVQIPLKTHRHGVNVGTITDRTVLSGGSIVLVVRADVPTETLRRVFPKTVKIGAVEHIRELVNVALPGIELRLLPVAPRQMPFMSNALYFELERHSAQWETLRNSAGFAIHVSHDFPNLKLELWAIRT, encoded by the coding sequence ATGAGTTGGGCTAGTCGCGTTATTTGGCAGGAAGGGCTCTTTTTACGAGCGCAACACTTCCAGCAACAGGATCGATGGGGTGCGCATGATCTGGCACAAAGCCTTTCATTGGTTCGTTCCTATGGGTGGGGCTTTTCTGTTCTGGAGCTTTCACGAGATCTGTTGGCATCAGGTCGTTTAGGGCTTTCGGCGGCAATTGGAATTTTTGAGGACGGTACGCGCTTTTCTGCTCCTGATGAATCTTTGTTGCCGCCCCCTTTACTTGTGCCGGAAAATGCACGGGATGTTTTGGTTTACTTGGCGCTGCCGATGGCAGGGCCGGGGCGGGATGAGTTTGGTTCTGAAGGGAATACCGCACGTTATTCAGGTGTGAGTCAGGAAGTTTTTGACACACATAGTGACTCTCCTGATCCTGCTACAATTATGGTCGGGCAGCTCGCTCCTCGGCTGATGCTCGGGACAGATGATCTATCTGGATATCACTGTCTTTCTGTTGCTCGTATTGTTGAGGTCACAACCGATCGTCGGGTGATGCTTGATGATACATGGATACCCCCTGTTATTATTAGTTCAGGCGCTACAGTTCTTACCAATTTATTGGTTGAATTAGCTGGTATTTTACATCAGCGCGGCGAAGCTATTGCCGGGCGGTTGAGTGCAATTGGCGCGCGGAGTAACACCGAGATTGCAGATTTTATGTTGTTGCAATCCTTAAATGGCTGGCAACCTCTGATTGCTCACCTCGCAGATGGGGCCCGTGTGCACCCAGAAGAGTTGTTTCGTACGTTGCTCGTGATGGCGGGCGAACTGGCAACTTTTACAGAATCATCCCGGCGACCAGAGCATTTTGAACCATATCGACATGATGATTTGAGGCGGAGTTTTACTCCCGTTATGGCGGCCATTCGACGCGCACTTTCAAGCGTTCTGGAGCAAACGGCAGTTCAAATTCCTCTCAAAACGCATCGTCATGGTGTTAATGTTGGAACGATTACCGATCGTACCGTTCTGTCTGGCGGAAGTATCGTGCTTGTTGTCCGGGCTGATGTTCCAACAGAAACGCTTCGTCGTGTCTTTCCGAAAACGGTTAAAATCGGTGCCGTTGAGCATATTCGGGAGTTGGTGAATGTGGCCCTCCCAGGAATTGAACTGAGGCTATTGCCCGTTGCTCCACGACAGATGCCATTTATGAGTAATGCACTTTACTTCGAGCTTGAGCGCCATTCAGCGCAGTGGGAAACATTACGGAATTCTGCGGGATTTGCTATCCATGTTTCGCATGACTTTCCGAATTTGAAACTGGAATTATGGGCGATCCGCACATGA